Proteins from a genomic interval of Flammeovirgaceae bacterium SG7u.111:
- a CDS encoding ankyrin repeat domain-containing protein, with amino-acid sequence MSTVWLFALYGSSIHAQTSKLLNDKFWEAKPSLASVKTEMEKGFDFKNILGMEDPIVLAIRYGAPTATINYLLDQPGVDFARLIHEGRIYLHLVANKGNAEVVDHLLAKGSDMYFIDANGHTAFTYAGFQGHLTTDVIDVFIKHGIDLNKKYETKFGADILLISIPYDKDLKITDYFVSKGLSLNSTDDDGNTAFNHVAKIGYVPAMKELLKRGVKYNENALIIASQGTYRTANSIEVYKYLVDELKIDPKTKNKDNQNVLHAIAGKRNQAEIVSYFLDKGVDVNEVDKKGNTPFLNAASARSSDLLKLMYPHFKAKKINAQNNDGATALMLAASKNDANAVAFLIEKGADPKLKNKEGNDVGYYLVEAYRPAGGRRGRPAPGGQVQSEIKSDPFSEKLEILKKSGYDVNTQQTKGASLLHVAAGKNDFKLIKTLVSSGMDVNQADKNGTTPLHIASMKATNDKILKYLVAQGANLSAKTSFGETVYDLASENEVLGKKDINVEFLKPSK; translated from the coding sequence ATGTCAACAGTATGGCTATTTGCTTTGTATGGCAGTAGCATTCATGCACAAACAAGCAAGCTATTAAATGACAAGTTTTGGGAAGCAAAACCGAGTTTGGCATCTGTAAAAACAGAGATGGAAAAAGGGTTTGATTTCAAGAATATACTTGGAATGGAGGACCCTATTGTGCTAGCCATCCGTTATGGTGCACCTACAGCCACCATCAACTATTTATTAGATCAGCCTGGTGTTGATTTTGCCCGGCTGATCCACGAAGGGCGTATCTACCTCCACTTGGTTGCCAACAAAGGCAATGCTGAAGTCGTTGACCATTTGTTGGCAAAAGGGTCCGACATGTATTTTATAGATGCAAATGGACATACCGCATTTACCTACGCAGGGTTTCAAGGGCATTTGACAACTGACGTGATAGATGTCTTCATAAAACATGGAATAGATCTCAATAAAAAATATGAAACCAAATTTGGGGCAGACATCTTACTTATTTCTATACCTTACGATAAAGACCTCAAAATCACCGACTATTTTGTATCTAAAGGCTTATCGCTCAACAGTACAGATGACGACGGCAACACCGCCTTTAACCATGTAGCAAAAATTGGCTACGTACCAGCGATGAAAGAGCTCCTTAAAAGAGGAGTGAAATACAATGAAAATGCGTTAATTATAGCATCGCAGGGTACTTACAGAACTGCTAATTCTATTGAAGTATACAAATACTTGGTAGACGAACTGAAGATCGATCCAAAAACTAAAAACAAAGATAATCAAAATGTTCTGCACGCTATTGCAGGCAAGAGGAACCAAGCAGAAATAGTAAGCTATTTCTTGGACAAAGGTGTAGATGTAAACGAGGTTGACAAAAAAGGCAATACACCTTTCTTGAACGCTGCAAGCGCACGTAGCTCTGACTTATTGAAATTGATGTACCCCCATTTCAAAGCTAAAAAAATTAATGCCCAAAATAATGATGGCGCAACCGCACTCATGTTAGCGGCTTCAAAAAACGATGCAAATGCCGTTGCTTTCTTAATAGAAAAAGGTGCTGATCCGAAGCTCAAAAATAAAGAAGGAAATGATGTAGGATATTACTTGGTAGAGGCTTACAGACCAGCAGGTGGAAGAAGAGGTCGCCCAGCCCCAGGTGGACAAGTCCAGAGTGAAATAAAGAGCGATCCTTTCAGTGAAAAACTGGAAATATTAAAAAAGAGTGGCTACGATGTAAACACCCAACAAACAAAGGGAGCTTCATTGCTTCATGTAGCAGCTGGTAAAAATGATTTCAAACTTATCAAAACGCTTGTCTCATCTGGTATGGATGTAAATCAAGCGGATAAAAATGGAACTACTCCACTTCATATTGCTTCCATGAAAGCAACCAACGACAAGATACTAAAATACCTCGTTGCCCAAGGAGCAAACCTTTCAGCAAAGACTAGTTTTGGTGAAACAGTATATGATTTGGCAAGTGAAAATGAAGTGCTTGGGAAAAAAGATATTAACGTCGAATTTTTAAAGCCTTCAAAATAA
- a CDS encoding DUF4374 domain-containing protein: MKTICNTTNFKKNMWALSLIFATSAFIFSCSDDSDDPEPNPEPIVSTRYFIAAENDNGTYFLAVDSLSGGTTTTAGNGIEDANSYTHYAYNGTSAVLALGYRQGDPATGRIFGLDTTGQLAEVGAGFQLTNSFSSIGPFENYLVTIKSGVTFADNTTGANFYFLDLDNDAAVSSKQLATMDLVKEGSDCSLVGVVDGGDGTFLTSVELDEGLDTCYVVKMDANLNVLNVMMDTRIGRALGQFRSARYSLIANDDEGNTYVFSNPIGGSKAGGALRINQGATSFDESYYFNIQEQANDYSFRKVFHVTENYFLLEFYNEYEPSSRTAATQYAIVNTEAKTFSWISGIPEFGNINDVGWPFSSDGKAYLPITTSDASPTVYVVDPVTATATAGVVVKAATGIGGLAKLTYTTESK, encoded by the coding sequence ATGAAAACAATTTGCAATACCACAAATTTCAAGAAAAACATGTGGGCATTAAGTTTAATTTTCGCAACAAGTGCTTTTATATTTAGCTGTAGCGATGACAGTGACGACCCTGAACCTAATCCTGAACCTATCGTATCAACTCGGTATTTTATAGCAGCAGAAAATGACAATGGGACTTATTTCTTGGCAGTTGATAGCCTATCAGGAGGAACTACCACCACTGCTGGCAACGGAATTGAAGATGCTAATTCCTATACACACTATGCTTACAATGGAACTTCTGCTGTGCTGGCTCTTGGTTATAGACAGGGTGACCCTGCTACTGGTAGAATTTTTGGGCTGGACACTACTGGTCAATTAGCGGAAGTAGGAGCAGGCTTTCAGTTGACTAACAGTTTTTCATCAATCGGTCCCTTTGAGAATTACTTAGTAACGATCAAGAGCGGAGTTACCTTTGCAGATAATACAACTGGAGCAAATTTCTATTTTCTTGACTTGGATAATGATGCTGCTGTTTCTTCAAAGCAGTTGGCAACCATGGATCTTGTAAAAGAAGGATCAGATTGCAGCTTAGTGGGTGTAGTAGATGGTGGGGATGGTACATTCCTTACTTCTGTAGAATTGGATGAGGGTTTAGATACATGTTACGTTGTGAAAATGGACGCAAACCTGAATGTTTTGAACGTCATGATGGATACTCGTATTGGCCGTGCATTAGGTCAATTCCGCTCAGCGCGTTATTCGCTTATTGCAAACGACGATGAAGGCAATACATATGTATTTAGCAACCCAATTGGCGGAAGCAAAGCAGGAGGCGCTTTAAGAATCAACCAAGGTGCTACATCTTTTGATGAAAGCTATTATTTTAATATCCAAGAACAGGCAAATGACTACTCATTCCGAAAAGTATTCCATGTAACAGAAAATTATTTCCTTCTAGAGTTCTACAATGAATATGAACCTAGTAGCCGTACAGCTGCCACTCAATATGCAATAGTAAATACTGAGGCAAAAACATTTTCTTGGATTTCAGGAATTCCTGAGTTTGGCAACATCAATGATGTTGGGTGGCCGTTCTCTTCTGATGGCAAAGCATATTTACCTATAACCACTAGCGATGCAAGCCCAACAGTGTATGTAGTTGATCCTGTAACAGCTACTGCCACTGCGGGTGTAGTAGTTAAAGCAGCAACAGGTATTGGTGGATTGGCCAAATTAACTTACACTACAGAAAGTAAGTAA
- a CDS encoding TonB-dependent receptor codes for MAQKATSRISGVVVSEAGEKLTDVVIYLKNTNYHTTTDNKGTYQLTVPTGNYTIFCSGLGYLKQFEDIIVQPGKTTALGFTLKYDPNMVLDEVVVSSKFGIKEIRESAFNVVALDAKSLYNTSMNLGSMLNRASGVKVRSSGGVGSSMSISLNGFTGRRIKLFMDGVPMEGFGSAFQLNNIPVTVANRIEVYKGVVPIEFGADAIGGAINIVTNQTENTFVDASYSFGSFNTHKPSISVGHTSKNGFSFQLNAFMNYSDNNYKVHLNKMLDISTGGYIAGDYLVERFHDTYQNKTIMAKIGFVRKWWTDRFFIGLTTGKEERDIQNANTLEIVYGARTRSASTLLPSLEYYKKNFLVKKLTFRLTSNFNYNHNINIDTAARSYNWYGNYMATRTKGEGGTNTLSEYNNKNFSSTANLAYKIIKNHSITVNNVVTRYNRKLSSNVPAEELTAADTMRRGSVKNVLGVSYQYSHNGKWNANLFGKHYFQHVIGPVDTLGEVSHSSYEEQERYYQTMGYGLAVTYFVNEKLQLKTSVEKAFKLPSAQQLFGDEAVTSSNSSLKPENSFNINLGGSLNQKLGNNNTVYVDISGYYRLNKNFIRQVQSARYGTISNVNFGRVRNIGVDVEARYYFKNKLMIGGTVTYMDLRNKEKLRDAQSSVNAATYNNRMPNIPYFYGNTDATYYIHDLWGKGNVLSLNYNFNFVGKFYLLWESQGSANTKATLPKQLYHDFSASYSLKNGKYNISVESLNFTNAILYDNWSLQKPGRSFNIKLRYYWNTGS; via the coding sequence ATGGCACAAAAAGCAACTTCCCGAATCAGTGGAGTGGTAGTTTCAGAAGCAGGAGAAAAACTTACAGATGTTGTCATTTACTTAAAAAACACAAATTACCACACTACTACAGATAATAAAGGGACCTACCAATTAACAGTCCCGACAGGAAATTATACTATTTTTTGCTCAGGTCTAGGCTACCTTAAGCAGTTTGAAGATATCATCGTACAACCTGGCAAAACAACTGCATTAGGCTTCACCTTAAAATACGACCCTAATATGGTACTGGATGAAGTGGTGGTGTCAAGCAAATTTGGGATAAAGGAAATCAGAGAATCAGCCTTCAACGTAGTCGCTTTAGATGCCAAGTCATTATATAATACGTCGATGAACCTGGGAAGTATGCTCAATAGGGCTTCAGGGGTAAAGGTTAGGTCATCGGGTGGTGTTGGTTCCAGCATGTCTATTTCGCTCAATGGCTTTACGGGCAGAAGAATCAAACTCTTTATGGATGGAGTCCCCATGGAAGGCTTTGGCTCTGCCTTTCAGTTAAACAACATTCCAGTTACTGTAGCCAACCGTATTGAGGTATACAAAGGAGTGGTACCCATTGAATTTGGCGCAGATGCCATTGGGGGGGCGATCAACATTGTGACCAACCAAACTGAGAATACTTTTGTAGACGCATCTTATTCTTTTGGGTCTTTTAATACCCATAAACCCAGCATCAGTGTCGGGCATACTTCAAAAAATGGCTTTTCATTCCAGCTAAATGCCTTTATGAATTATTCTGACAATAATTATAAAGTCCACTTAAACAAGATGCTTGATATTTCTACTGGAGGCTATATAGCAGGAGACTATTTGGTAGAAAGATTCCACGATACTTATCAGAATAAAACTATCATGGCTAAAATAGGATTTGTGAGAAAGTGGTGGACCGATAGATTTTTTATAGGGCTCACCACAGGTAAGGAAGAAAGAGATATTCAAAATGCCAACACCTTAGAAATTGTTTATGGGGCGAGAACCCGATCGGCAAGTACACTACTCCCTTCTTTAGAATATTACAAAAAGAATTTTTTAGTAAAAAAACTCACATTTAGGCTGACCAGTAACTTCAATTACAATCATAATATCAATATAGATACGGCTGCAAGGTCATACAACTGGTATGGCAATTATATGGCAACGCGGACAAAGGGAGAAGGTGGTACCAATACATTGTCAGAATACAACAATAAAAACTTTTCTTCTACAGCTAATTTGGCTTATAAGATCATCAAAAATCATTCTATAACAGTCAATAATGTGGTCACTCGTTATAACAGAAAGTTATCGAGCAATGTACCCGCAGAAGAACTTACAGCAGCTGATACTATGAGGAGAGGCTCTGTAAAAAATGTGTTAGGGGTATCCTATCAATACAGCCATAACGGCAAATGGAATGCTAATTTGTTTGGCAAGCACTATTTTCAACATGTGATAGGGCCTGTCGATACACTCGGAGAGGTCAGCCATAGTTCTTATGAAGAACAAGAACGGTACTACCAGACTATGGGGTATGGGCTGGCTGTCACCTATTTTGTCAACGAAAAACTTCAGCTAAAAACCTCAGTTGAAAAAGCATTTAAACTTCCCTCTGCCCAACAGCTATTTGGTGATGAAGCAGTTACTTCATCAAATTCGAGTCTAAAGCCAGAAAATTCTTTCAATATTAACCTTGGAGGTTCTCTGAACCAAAAGTTGGGGAACAACAATACTGTATATGTAGATATAAGCGGTTATTATAGGTTAAATAAAAACTTTATCCGCCAAGTCCAAAGTGCACGCTATGGAACAATAAGCAATGTGAACTTTGGGAGAGTAAGGAATATAGGTGTTGATGTAGAGGCACGCTATTATTTTAAGAACAAGCTCATGATTGGAGGTACAGTTACATACATGGATCTCCGTAACAAAGAAAAATTAAGAGATGCACAATCATCTGTTAATGCCGCTACTTATAACAACCGGATGCCCAATATTCCTTATTTCTATGGAAATACAGATGCAACATACTATATACACGACCTGTGGGGAAAAGGCAATGTATTGAGTCTCAATTATAATTTCAATTTTGTGGGAAAATTCTACCTGCTTTGGGAAAGCCAAGGAAGCGCTAATACAAAGGCAACACTTCCTAAACAGTTATACCACGACTTCTCTGCAAGCTACTCGCTCAAAAATGGCAAATATAACATTAGTGTGGAATCACTCAATTTCACCAACGCCATATTGTACGACAATTGGAGCCTGCAAAAACCTGGAAGAAGCTTTAACATCAAACTCAGATACTATTGGAATACTGGTAGTTAA
- a CDS encoding AraC family transcriptional regulator yields the protein MRLRSYLKKEGITLFDLDLSLVSGDKTLQSSNLQIEKSGVGVECQLNYTSEICIIQTTFRHEREITDVFHIEGEYIKVLVLNNGNSPRITGESGVEPHSTNPGFLKLGYGKDAKLSIDMPKNIASPETRYTIIIMSYSFFKGLMKEEWATKSEFYKLVSKQNLTSGEITFPITFPLHHIITEMVRAAWKLDERVDYIKLKIKEFLLVLYCFEQENTEEFRGVNPAVLRKVRLAHDYLETNFKKTPTIKELARQVLINELQLKQGFKEVYGKTIRAFVIELKMREAVVLLSRYKVNEIAEILGYKSLPHFITSFKRHYGCPPSQILKNGLNE from the coding sequence ATGCGCTTAAGGTCATATTTAAAAAAAGAAGGAATAACGCTGTTCGATCTAGACCTAAGTCTTGTTTCAGGAGATAAAACATTACAGTCAAGTAATCTCCAAATCGAGAAAAGTGGGGTAGGGGTGGAATGCCAATTAAATTACACATCTGAAATATGTATTATTCAAACTACTTTTAGGCATGAAAGGGAAATAACAGATGTATTCCATATAGAAGGGGAGTATATAAAAGTATTGGTTCTCAATAATGGGAACAGCCCGAGGATAACAGGGGAAAGTGGTGTAGAGCCACATTCCACCAATCCAGGTTTTCTCAAACTTGGCTATGGAAAAGATGCTAAGTTGAGCATAGATATGCCCAAAAACATAGCTTCGCCCGAAACACGATATACGATCATAATTATGTCCTACAGCTTTTTTAAGGGTTTGATGAAGGAGGAATGGGCTACCAAAAGTGAGTTTTATAAGTTAGTCAGCAAACAGAACCTTACTTCTGGGGAAATCACTTTTCCAATCACTTTTCCACTTCATCATATTATCACCGAAATGGTTCGGGCTGCTTGGAAGTTAGATGAAAGGGTGGATTACATTAAGCTGAAAATCAAAGAGTTTTTATTAGTATTGTATTGTTTTGAACAAGAAAATACCGAAGAGTTTAGAGGTGTAAATCCTGCTGTGCTCAGAAAAGTCAGGCTAGCTCATGATTATTTGGAAACTAACTTCAAGAAAACCCCCACAATTAAAGAGCTAGCTAGGCAAGTACTGATCAATGAGCTCCAGTTGAAGCAGGGTTTTAAGGAGGTATATGGGAAAACCATAAGGGCTTTTGTGATCGAATTGAAAATGAGGGAAGCAGTTGTGTTGTTGAGCAGGTATAAAGTAAATGAAATAGCTGAGATTCTTGGGTATAAGAGTTTGCCACATTTTATCACTTCTTTTAAAAGGCACTATGGCTGCCCGCCTTCGCAGATTTTAAAAAATGGACTGAATGAATAA
- a CDS encoding insulinase family protein, translating to MEGTKSAYQHRIANASDFTFVFVGDFEEEKLLDLVKKYLGNIPADITEKVADHQMRPKKGIAKVHVSEEMETPQTTVSVYFNGKIPYSKESNIEAYMVGELLNKRYMERIREEESYGVSVGGDVASVPVGNYSVSVDFDCNPDKAGELLKIVYAELEETRKGGRFI from the coding sequence TTGGAGGGCACGAAATCGGCTTATCAACATCGAATTGCAAATGCTAGCGACTTTACCTTTGTATTTGTGGGTGACTTTGAGGAAGAGAAACTACTCGATTTGGTCAAAAAATATTTGGGGAATATTCCTGCAGATATCACTGAAAAAGTGGCAGATCATCAGATGCGACCTAAAAAAGGAATTGCAAAAGTACATGTATCCGAAGAGATGGAGACTCCCCAAACTACTGTTAGTGTATATTTTAATGGGAAAATACCTTATTCGAAGGAGAGCAATATAGAAGCTTATATGGTAGGGGAATTACTTAACAAACGATATATGGAGCGAATCCGAGAAGAAGAAAGCTATGGCGTAAGTGTAGGTGGTGATGTGGCATCTGTACCAGTTGGGAATTACAGCGTGAGTGTGGATTTCGATTGTAATCCTGACAAGGCAGGTGAGCTACTTAAAATTGTTTATGCTGAACTGGAGGAAACTAGGAAAGGTGGTAGATTCATCTGA
- a CDS encoding DUF2310 family Zn-ribbon-containing protein has translation MEITTKVDDTHPNTAGIRNCIDIRMLPFIGGMHIVKLNIIGKNVGTEKFFEIADFYFQSLYDSRQIINEEWQYVSIENGVSLNLFCPEPDSFKETNSTIYANKWRSKIEKELSCLMEFHYLEIDPEFGEIQIPEKKEFIILKTARFSPLIEGVSLKQIPLYKIPYTYYDEECYSDINFWENNYVRIEGLWFNGAVGEKWAQNQLQSNNSELSKQGIECCKKIEEVTGIPTYYYLFNYRAWGKKKDKKRKCPNCGDDWLVERVVPNVFYAFKCDKCRLISEFSSNS, from the coding sequence ATGGAAATAACAACAAAAGTGGATGATACCCACCCAAATACAGCGGGCATCAGGAATTGTATTGATATACGGATGTTACCATTCATTGGAGGAATGCATATAGTAAAGCTAAATATTATAGGTAAGAATGTTGGAACAGAGAAATTTTTTGAAATAGCTGATTTCTATTTCCAATCACTTTATGATTCGAGACAAATTATTAATGAAGAATGGCAATATGTATCTATTGAAAATGGTGTAAGCTTAAATTTATTTTGCCCTGAACCTGATTCATTTAAAGAAACTAACTCTACTATATATGCCAATAAATGGAGGTCTAAAATTGAGAAAGAATTAAGTTGCTTAATGGAGTTTCATTATTTGGAAATAGACCCTGAATTTGGAGAAATACAAATTCCTGAAAAGAAAGAGTTTATAATTCTCAAAACAGCACGTTTTTCTCCATTAATTGAAGGAGTTTCGTTAAAACAAATTCCATTATATAAAATACCATATACCTATTATGATGAAGAATGTTATAGCGATATAAACTTTTGGGAAAACAATTACGTGAGAATTGAAGGGCTTTGGTTTAATGGAGCAGTTGGGGAAAAATGGGCTCAAAATCAATTACAAAGTAACAATAGTGAATTGAGTAAACAAGGTATTGAGTGTTGTAAAAAAATAGAAGAAGTTACTGGCATTCCAACATATTATTATCTTTTTAATTACAGAGCTTGGGGGAAGAAAAAAGACAAAAAACGAAAATGTCCTAATTGTGGAGATGATTGGTTAGTTGAAAGAGTAGTTCCTAACGTTTTTTATGCTTTCAAATGCGATAAATGTAGATTAATATCTGAATTCTCGTCAAATAGTTAA
- a CDS encoding glycosyltransferase, which produces MKSNYTSVFATFDPYPSYKGSAIHIEKVTETLSQEFPDTLLLSLGRHLDKPFLPSITHIEAPLEEPNYLKRGMAFSAWADEVLAQQYNLKIGHFRDIWSGLPIIARPHVTSVFEVNGLPSIELVNRYPFIGQDTVSKIRAMENECLEKSQLIICPSETIKKHLLSRGVWAGKIRVIPNGADIPEAKPRPEGLPEEYIVYFGALQPWQGVGTLLKAMQYLRDKPHLKLVICSSHKPKFSRPFQKMVEKLEIGEQVVWKYQLHKDVLHQILQHAMCSIAPLTECSRNLEQGCSPLKIFESMACKTPIIASDLPVIREILAPDVECKLFRAERPADLARCIRLLSDYPSLRKEIVKNAYTKLIKNYTWDIINKKLSAIYKNIDQLVY; this is translated from the coding sequence TTGAAATCAAATTACACCTCTGTTTTTGCCACTTTCGATCCCTATCCTTCTTACAAAGGCTCAGCCATCCACATTGAAAAAGTGACGGAGACGCTGTCCCAAGAATTTCCCGACACGCTCTTGCTCAGCCTAGGGCGACATTTGGACAAGCCTTTTCTCCCTTCCATCACGCATATAGAAGCTCCGCTCGAAGAACCGAACTACCTCAAAAGGGGCATGGCGTTTTCCGCTTGGGCAGATGAGGTCTTGGCGCAGCAGTACAACTTGAAAATTGGGCATTTTAGGGATATTTGGAGCGGATTGCCCATCATCGCCCGCCCGCATGTCACCAGCGTATTCGAGGTGAACGGGCTGCCTTCCATCGAGCTGGTGAACAGGTATCCGTTCATTGGGCAAGATACGGTAAGCAAAATCCGGGCAATGGAAAATGAATGCTTGGAGAAAAGCCAGCTGATCATTTGCCCCTCGGAAACTATTAAAAAGCACCTTCTTTCCAGAGGGGTTTGGGCAGGGAAAATACGTGTAATTCCCAACGGAGCGGATATTCCCGAGGCTAAGCCTAGGCCAGAAGGGCTGCCCGAAGAGTACATCGTTTACTTTGGGGCGTTGCAGCCTTGGCAAGGGGTGGGCACGCTGCTCAAAGCCATGCAGTACCTACGGGATAAACCCCATTTGAAATTGGTGATTTGTTCTTCTCACAAACCCAAGTTTTCGCGCCCTTTCCAGAAAATGGTGGAAAAGTTGGAAATAGGGGAGCAGGTAGTTTGGAAATACCAGCTGCACAAAGATGTTCTCCATCAGATACTCCAACATGCCATGTGCAGCATAGCCCCGCTTACCGAATGCAGCCGGAATTTGGAGCAGGGCTGCTCTCCTTTGAAAATCTTCGAGAGCATGGCTTGCAAAACACCCATTATAGCTTCAGACTTGCCGGTGATAAGGGAAATATTGGCACCTGACGTGGAGTGTAAGCTGTTCCGAGCAGAACGACCAGCAGACTTGGCAAGGTGCATCCGTCTACTGAGCGACTATCCAAGCCTTCGGAAAGAAATAGTAAAAAATGCTTATACTAAGTTGATAAAAAATTATACTTGGGATATAATTAACAAAAAATTATCGGCAATTTACAAGAATATAGATCAATTGGTTTATTAG